A window of the Clupea harengus chromosome 8, Ch_v2.0.2, whole genome shotgun sequence genome harbors these coding sequences:
- the LOC105899244 gene encoding LOW QUALITY PROTEIN: integrator complex subunit 2 (The sequence of the model RefSeq protein was modified relative to this genomic sequence to represent the inferred CDS: inserted 1 base in 1 codon) has protein sequence MSIIFSSSFLPPRPPQRKRESSTHVPNDSEGDSARGRGGGGARGYSGLREEHVVKASALLHLYCALMGIAGLRPTDEEAEQLLQLMTSRPPATPAGVRLVSLAFCKLLAFPTLVSTPEQVQLMVMWLSWMIKEEDYFESAAGVSASFGEMLLLVAMYSHSNQLSAIIELVCSTLGMKIAIKPSSLSKMKTIFTQEIFTEQVVTAHAVRVPVTNNLSANITGFLPVHCIYQLLRSRAFTKHKVSIKDCIFRQLCESSTPLHTQLLPLIDVYINSILTPASKANPEATNQPITEQEILNVFQGVTGLLYHLNVILLVILQKMYLFIYAFCECPPLMDITLHXNGYLLASKAYLNAHLKEMADMERQTQTISNLGLSGQQADTPEVTREELKNALLSAQDSAAVQILLEVCLPTAGEEQGPGSGGDSLLHRMRGNKAKSSGDVTAAMEEEEEEEEEGGLLSNLREVQCLICCLLHQMFIAYPNIAKLVHFQGYPQALLPLTVAGIPSIHICLDFIPELLAQPQLEKQIFAIQLLSHLCTQYALPKSLSVARLAVSVMGTLLTASAVDPDPTATTADPDPAATSADPDRAADPDPATTAADQDPTASVSDAGVDGYTHVIILMQHLKAVALSLQGQLWVQSDLSSCHPGLQYLKEKPQDAVSILGLSKHTSPKRASFALWGTDPDVQLCYQIETTFMDIIQASVQTDQ, from the exons ATGTCCAtcattttctcctcctctttcctccctcctcgTCCCCCCCAGAGGAAGCGCGAGAGCAGCACCCACGTGCCCAACGACAGCGAGGGCGACTCCGCCCGGGGCCGGGGtgggggcggcgccagggggtaCTCGGGCCTGAGGGAGGAGCACGTGGTCAAGGCCAGCGCCCTGCTGCACCTCTACTGCGCCCTCATGGGCATCGCTGGGCTCAG GCCTACAGATGAGGAGGCagagcagctcctccagctgaTGACGAGTCGTCCTCCCGCCACCCCCGCTGGCGTGCGCTTAGTCTCACTGGCCTTCTGCAAGTTACTGGCCTTCCCCACTCTAGTCAG CACCCCGGAGCAGGTGCAGCTGATGGTGATGTGGCTCAGCTGGATGATCAAAGAGGAGGACTACTTTGAAAG tgcTGCTGGAGTGTCTGCCTCCTTTGGAGAGATGCTGTTGCTGGTCGCCATGTATTCCCACAGCAACCAGTTGAGTGCCATCATTGAGCTGGTGTGTTCTACACTGGGAATGAAG ATTGCCATTAAGCCAAGCTCTCTGAGCAAGATGAAGACCATTTTCACCCAGGAGATCTTCACTGAACAG GTGGTCACTGCCCATGCAGTCCGGGTGCCTGTCACCAACAACCTGAGTGCCAACATTACAGGCTTCCTGCCTGTCCACTGCATCTACCAGCTGCTGAGGAGCCGGGCCTTCACCAAACACAAGGTCTCCATCAAG GACTGCATCTTCAGACAGCTGTGTGAGAGCTCCACCCCTCTGCACACTCAGCTCCTCCCACTCATTGACGTCTACATCAACTCCATTCTCACGCCCGCCTCCAAGGCCAACCCAGAGGCCAccaaccagccaatcacagaacaGGAGATCCTCAACGTCTTCCAGGGAGTAACTGGG CTGCTGTATCACCTCAACGTCATTCTATTGGTTATTTTGCAGAAAATGTATCTCTTCATCTACGCTTTCTGCGA GTGTCCTCCACTCATGGACATCACCCTGC ACAACGGCTACCTGCTGGCCTCCAAGGCCTACCTGAACGCCCACCTGAAGGAGATGGCGGATATGGAGCGGCAGACGCAGACCATCTCCAACCTGGGCCTGAGCGGCCAACAAGCCGACACGCCCGAGGTCACCCGCGAGGAGCTGAAGAACGCCCTCCTCTCCGCACAG GACAGTGCCGCAGTGCAGATCCTGCTGGAGGTGTGTCTTCCCACTGCGGGGGAGGAGCAAGGACCGGGGAGCGGGGGTGACAGCCTGCTCCACCGAATGAGGGGCAACAAAGCCAAGTCCTCCGGCGATGTGACTGCTgcgatggaggaggaagaggaggaggaggaagagggtggcTTGCTTAGCAACCTGAGGGAGGTGCAGTGTCTCATCTGCTGCCTGCTGCATCAGATGTTTATCGCGTACCCCAACATCGCTAAGCTGGTGCACTTCCAG GGTTACCCCCAGGCACTTCTGCCACTCACCGTAGCGGGAATTCCCTCCATTCACATCTGCCTGGACTTCATCCCAGAGCTGCTGGCCCAGCCTCAGCTggagaaacag ATCTTTGCCATTCAACTGCTGTCTCATCTGTGCACCCAGTACGCCTTGCCCAAGTCCCTGAGCGTGGCACGCCTGGCTGTCAGTGTCATGGGCACACTCCTCACAG CCAGCGCTGTCGACCCGGACCCCACAGCCACcactgccgacccggaccccgctgCCACCTCTGCCGACCCGGACCGCGCAgctgacccggaccctgctACCACAGCTGCCGACCAAGATCCTACAGCATCCGTTTCCGATGcag GTGTGGATGGTTACACCCATGTGATCATACTCATGCAGCACCTAAAGGCTGTGGCACTGTCACTGCAAGGCCAGTTGTGGGTGCAGAGTGATCTTA GTTCATGTCATCCAGGGCTGCAGTATCTGAAGGAGAAACCCCAGGATGCTGTGTCCATACTGGGCCTGTCCAAACACACCTCGCCCAAGAGAGCTTCCTTCGCCCTGTGGGGAACCGACCCCGACGTCCAGCTTTGCTACCAGATAGAGACGACCTTCATGGACATCATCCAGGCCAGCGTGCAGACAGAccagtga
- the LOC105900662 gene encoding uncharacterized protein LOC105900662, with product MASTQIIKAKKSLTTASKLRHDTQMIMQPYANWEEHLSPAPLSITVLGELIFISSKDDFSINQNPPKDGFQFIKYPNSFRACLMQVCNAGWYAFNEAHTSMDQIRLHTANVPQYVRTATEVILKNDERLFQAVLPDTLANIDNIASECMRLSSCTKDRFEMVISLVHEILEASTSAKEVYNEDLKNVTQKMEENEVRRDSKIETDKRTAEDLKNYRSKLDAAEKLFDKAMKSMPSGWDMIGMNLVEGLAESLNTLVSGLTNLVTFNFDKMGGKEGKGKGSAQKPGTEKEKMDLYFAVKDVYEQSGTIQRLAEQLKGLTAESKIDWVGLYDQKDKKAKSDFTKEMLEEVKNIITSFKGSDAKNTALEICGKGISICTEMASIAPKGECEASKEQQLIEEIAKLHEQAQTFNTKGKEVTKTTPFPPTPPGLSQAQSKGKKSASTFAAENARVQIEETRKALDTARQMYSTAVERFEKNKEELTEILVTLKNCDAKKIDFKTTLEILAQGLTALGKVKEQWEKMVRFFQIVSTIIKASMNTAMKSFTGTAKQASEYSSSAFLKDMVYSQAFQVSNVASLVNMISSTYTEVSEKYIMDRVSSLGRLMALDQNSPEFDVERKQLQDGCVEAQRGILALVQKNKTDFNLKTEERMVQLEELQVLLPPPTKEEEEKVKRIVNSPSEEIDQFA from the coding sequence ATGGCATCCACTCAGATCATTAAGGCAAAAAAGTCTCTCACGACTGCAAGTAAGCTCCGTCATGACACTCAAATGATCATGCAGCCCTACGCCAACTGGGAAGAGCACTTGAGTCCAGCTCCTCTGTCAATTACTGTCCTGGGAGAGTTAATATTTATATCCTCCAAAGATGATTTCTCTATCAACCAAAATCCACCAAAGGATGGATTCCAGTTCATCAAGTACCCCAATTCATTCAGAGCGTGTCTCATGCAAGTGTGCAATGCTGGATGGTATGCTTTTAATGAAGCACACACCAGTATGGACCAGATTAGACTCCACACTGCAAACGTGCCACAGTATGTCAGAACGGCTACTGAGGTTATTCTCAAGAATGATGAAAGACTTTTTCAAGCTGTCCTGCCAGACACCTTAGCTAACATTGACAACATAGCCAGTGAATGTATGCGGCTGTCCAGCTGTACCAAGGACAGGTTTGAGATGGTCATTTCATTGGTTCATGAGATCCTTGAAGCAAGTACGAGTGCAAAAGAAGTTTACAATGAAGATCTCAAGAATGTAACACAAAAGATGGAAGAAAATGAAGTCCGCAGGGACTCAAAGATTGAAACAGAcaaaagaacagcagaagacTTAAAGAACTATAGGTCTAAACTGGATGCTGCTGAGAAGCTGTTCGACAAAGCAATGAAGTCAATGCCAAGCGGATGGGACATGATTGGGATGAATCTGGTAGAGGGACTCGCAGAGAGTCTTAATACTCTAGTTTCTGGCTTAACCAATTTAGTGACCTTCAACTTTGATAAAATGGGAGGCAAGGAAGGCAAAGGCAAAGGCTCAGCGCAGAAACCaggcacagaaaaggagaagatgGATTTATACTTTGCAGTGAAGGATGTGTACGAACAGTCAGGCACCATCCAGAGATTGGCTGAGCAATTGAAGGGTCTGACGGCGGAAAGCAAAATTGATTGGGTAGGCTTGTATGACCAGAAAGATAAAAAAGCAAAGAGTGATTTCACAAAAGAAATGCTGGAGGAAGTCAAAAACATCATTACCTCATTTAAAGGCTCAGATGCAAAAAACACAGCACTAGAAATCTGCGGAAAAGGCATATCCATTTGCACAGAGATGGCAAGCATTGCCCCCAAAGGAGAATGTGAAGCCTCAAAAGAACAACAGCTGATTGAAGAAATTGCAAAACTGCATGAACAAGCTCAGACCTTCAACACAAAAGGCAAGGAAGTCACTAAGACAACACCTTTTCCCCCGACACCACCAGGGCTATCCCAAGCACAAAGCAAAGGTAAGAAGTCAGCATCAACGTTTGCTGCAGAAAATGCAAGAGTCCAGATAGAGGAGACCAGAAAAGCCCTGGACACTGCTAGACAAATGTACAGCACAGCCGTGGAGAGATTTGAGAAGAACAAAGAGGAGTTGACTGAAATTTTGGTCACTCTGAAAAACTGTGACGCCAAGAAGATAGACTTTAAGACGACCTTGGAGATTCTAGCTCAGGGTCTTACTGCCCTGGGAAAAGTGAAGGAGCAGTGGGAGAAGATGGTGCGTTTCTTTCAAATAGTGTCAACCATCATTAAAGCCTCCATGAATACTGCTATGAAATCGTTCACAGGCACAGCCAAACAGGCCTCTGAGTACTCTAGCAGCGCCTTCCTGAAGGACATGGTCTACAGCCAAGCATTCCAAGTCTCCAACGTTGCCAGTCTGGTGAACATGATTTCAAGCACATACACGGAAGTGTCTGAGAAGTACATCATGGATAGGGTCAGCAGCCTAGGAAGACTCATGGCCCTGGATCAGAACAGTCCAGAGTTTGACGTGGAACGTAAACAATTACAAGACGGTTGTGTGGAAGCCCAGCGTGGTATACTAGCCCTGGTCCAGAAGAACAAGACTGACTTCAACCTGAAGACAGAGGAACGTATGGTCCAGCTTGAAGAGCTGCAGGTTCTGTTACCCCCACCtacaaaagaggaagaggagaaagtcaAGCGGATCGTCAACTCGCCTTCTGAGGAAATCGACCAGTTTGCCTAA